A part of Lacibacter sp. H407 genomic DNA contains:
- a CDS encoding RagB/SusD family nutrient uptake outer membrane protein yields MNKRIFQIVIVAFTALLSFSMTGCKKYTEVESVSQYSVAQAFSDPANAYSAVVGVYDELQGDNGYGIRISMYYPYDTDEGIVSGNIDNGRRGVGRYQLLLTNSEIANPFRQLYRGLEKANLCIEQIPLMEQYNNGTEAEKKELRRLYGEALTLRAQFLFELIRNWGDVPAPMIPAYKQTNLFIPQTNRDSTYDKLIADLATAIDLLPWRLEVPRNERITKGAAKALRARLALFRGGYSLRSNGQMERRNDYLTYYQIAKKECEELMANRNQHTINPSYSDVWRKVTAFTYDPYGEILFEVGAGGGNSNSDSRMGNYDGPNLNAASRYGTGGGGIVMLPNFFYAFDSVDTRRDITITHYQVTSATNIKSQRRLGELNTGKYRRDWRVPLLPGTVLNVGYNWAVIRFADVLLMYAEAVNEINNGPTPEAIAAFEEVRKRGYGANESMIGTTATDKAGFFNAIVNERFLEFGHEGIRKYDLLRWNLLAAKIQEARDKILLMRTRTAPYNNVPQYIYWRNNGEEIQYYAGVGAPANAQPFWRPTQVPSPTTGWTRADWAQHLTTNNAIDGLPLYQGLARFFTPGKSELFPYDQATLAAYQGILKQNPNY; encoded by the coding sequence ATGAATAAAAGAATTTTTCAAATAGTTATTGTTGCTTTTACTGCGCTGTTATCATTCTCGATGACAGGCTGTAAAAAATATACTGAAGTTGAGTCAGTGTCGCAATACAGTGTTGCGCAGGCATTTTCTGATCCTGCCAACGCCTATTCAGCAGTAGTAGGTGTATATGACGAACTGCAGGGCGATAATGGTTATGGCATTCGCATCAGCATGTATTATCCATACGATACTGATGAAGGTATTGTAAGTGGTAATATTGATAATGGTCGTCGTGGTGTTGGCCGTTATCAATTGTTACTTACCAATTCAGAAATAGCAAATCCTTTCCGCCAGTTGTATCGTGGTTTGGAAAAAGCCAATCTGTGCATTGAACAGATCCCTTTAATGGAACAATACAACAACGGTACAGAGGCAGAGAAAAAAGAACTCAGACGTTTATATGGCGAAGCATTAACTCTCCGGGCACAGTTTTTATTTGAACTTATCCGCAACTGGGGAGATGTGCCTGCGCCAATGATTCCTGCCTACAAGCAAACGAATTTATTTATACCGCAAACAAACCGTGATTCAACGTATGATAAACTGATCGCAGATCTTGCAACGGCAATTGACCTCTTGCCATGGCGTTTAGAAGTGCCACGTAACGAACGCATCACCAAAGGAGCAGCAAAAGCATTGCGTGCCAGGCTTGCACTTTTCCGTGGTGGTTATTCTTTGCGCAGCAATGGACAAATGGAACGCCGGAACGACTATCTCACATACTACCAAATTGCAAAGAAGGAATGTGAAGAGTTAATGGCCAACAGAAATCAGCACACAATCAATCCAAGCTACAGTGACGTTTGGCGAAAAGTAACAGCTTTTACTTACGACCCCTATGGCGAAATTTTATTTGAAGTTGGAGCAGGTGGGGGTAACAGCAACAGCGATAGCAGGATGGGAAATTATGACGGGCCGAACCTTAATGCAGCATCACGCTATGGAACCGGTGGTGGTGGTATTGTAATGTTACCCAACTTTTTTTATGCGTTTGACTCGGTTGATACCAGAAGAGATATTACCATTACACATTACCAGGTAACGTCTGCAACGAATATAAAATCACAACGTCGTTTGGGTGAGTTGAATACCGGTAAGTATCGTCGTGATTGGCGGGTACCGTTATTGCCAGGTACCGTATTGAATGTTGGTTATAATTGGGCGGTAATTCGTTTCGCTGATGTTTTACTGATGTATGCTGAAGCAGTAAACGAAATTAATAACGGCCCGACTCCCGAGGCAATTGCAGCTTTTGAAGAAGTAAGAAAGCGTGGATATGGAGCTAACGAATCAATGATTGGAACTACAGCAACCGATAAAGCAGGTTTCTTTAATGCAATTGTTAACGAACGATTTCTTGAATTTGGTCATGAGGGCATCCGAAAGTATGATTTGCTTCGTTGGAACCTACTTGCTGCAAAAATTCAGGAAGCGAGAGATAAAATACTACTAATGCGAACACGTACTGCTCCCTACAACAACGTGCCGCAATATATTTACTGGCGTAATAATGGTGAAGAAATTCAATACTATGCAGGTGTTGGTGCACCGGCTAATGCGCAACCATTCTGGAGACCCACCCAAGTTCCATCTCCTACAACCGGATGGACACGTGCAGATTGGGCACAGCATTTAACTACTAACAATGCAATTGACGGGTTGCCATTGTATCAAGGTCTGGCAAGATTCTTTACGCCCGGTAAAAGCGAACTATTCCCTTACGATCAGGCCACGTTAGCTGCATATCAGGGAATATTAAAACAGAATCCAAATTATTAA
- a CDS encoding pectate lyase family protein, translating to MNQLKSTSVFLLLLLAGSGCMSQQQSATTVSTTTTIAFPGAEGFGKYTTGGRGGKVLIVTNLNDDGAGSFRDAAEAKGKRIIVFAVSGTIHLQTKLSIKGDVTIAGQTAPGDGICFADQPVSLSGDNIIVRYIRVRMGDKYQRQAGQVNGSGGDDAFSASGRKHIIIDHCSFSWSTDEVFSVYKGDSTTLQWNIITEPLNYSYHFETGDKDWEHHGYGGIWGGSHLSAHHNLIAHCVSRTPRFNGARLGADAEFVDFRNNLIYNWQHNNIYGGEGGLYNMVNNYFKYGPVTNKNVRSRIVNPSKIENQPYGQFYVAGNFVDDAPEVTKDNLAGVHIDPKGTEEEKKTVVKTVAFPTDAIAVQTAEDAYKEILLKVGASFQRDTMDARIINDVINRTGAIIDVQGGFPHHSAFELTTNAWPVLKSVPALTDTDKDGMPDEWEKKNGLNANDAADASTIKLHQHYTNIEVYINSLIK from the coding sequence ATGAATCAACTAAAATCAACTTCCGTTTTTCTTTTACTCCTCTTAGCCGGCAGCGGCTGTATGTCGCAACAACAGTCAGCCACCACTGTTTCAACAACTACTACCATTGCTTTTCCTGGTGCGGAAGGATTTGGAAAATATACAACGGGTGGACGTGGCGGCAAAGTCCTGATCGTTACAAACCTCAACGACGATGGTGCCGGTAGTTTTCGTGATGCAGCAGAAGCAAAAGGCAAACGCATCATTGTATTTGCAGTGTCGGGCACTATTCACCTCCAAACAAAACTTTCAATTAAAGGAGATGTAACCATTGCCGGACAAACCGCTCCGGGTGATGGTATCTGTTTCGCAGACCAACCGGTGAGTTTAAGTGGTGATAATATTATTGTTCGTTATATCCGTGTGCGCATGGGGGATAAATACCAACGTCAAGCCGGACAGGTAAATGGCAGTGGTGGAGATGATGCGTTTAGTGCATCTGGCCGCAAACACATCATCATCGATCATTGCTCATTCAGCTGGAGTACCGATGAAGTGTTTTCTGTTTACAAAGGTGACAGTACCACACTGCAATGGAACATCATAACTGAACCACTCAACTATTCCTATCATTTTGAAACAGGCGATAAAGATTGGGAGCATCATGGCTACGGCGGTATCTGGGGTGGAAGTCATTTGTCGGCTCATCATAATTTAATTGCACATTGTGTAAGCCGCACCCCACGTTTTAATGGTGCAAGGCTTGGTGCTGACGCAGAGTTTGTTGATTTCAGAAATAATTTGATCTATAACTGGCAACACAACAATATTTATGGCGGCGAAGGTGGACTGTATAATATGGTCAACAATTATTTCAAGTATGGTCCGGTTACAAATAAAAATGTGCGAAGCCGGATTGTGAATCCTTCGAAAATAGAGAACCAGCCGTACGGACAGTTTTATGTGGCAGGCAATTTTGTTGATGATGCGCCTGAAGTAACAAAAGACAATCTTGCCGGTGTGCACATAGATCCGAAAGGAACAGAAGAAGAAAAGAAAACAGTTGTAAAGACGGTTGCTTTTCCAACAGATGCGATTGCTGTTCAAACAGCAGAAGATGCTTATAAAGAAATCTTATTAAAAGTTGGTGCATCATTCCAAAGAGATACAATGGATGCACGCATCATCAACGATGTGATCAACAGAACAGGAGCCATCATTGATGTACAAGGCGGATTTCCGCATCATTCAGCCTTTGAACTAACAACGAACGCATGGCCCGTTTTAAAATCCGTACCTGCGCTGACCGATACCGATAAAGATGGCATGCCAGATGAATGGGAAAAGAAAAATGGTTTGAATGCAAATGATGCAGCTGATGCAAGTACAATCAAACTGCATCAGCATTATACCAATATTGAAGTTTACATCAACAGTTTAATTAAGTAA
- a CDS encoding rhamnogalacturonan acetylesterase, whose translation MKKVVLLFALPMFAFLMPQKKKIKIFIAGDSTASIKDVKAYPETGWGMPFVYFWDSTVTVVNKAKNGRSTSSFQTEGLWKSIMDEAGEGDYVFIQFGHNDEVPTKKTFTTETQFRDNLKKFVKETREKKATPVLLTPVARRKFSADGKIEGTHDVYAQIVRTVAETEKVLLIDLDKKSQVLYQQFGVEYSRLLFLQLKPGEHPNYPEGKEDNTHFNELGARMIAQIVLQEIKTLNPELSERIITRVNK comes from the coding sequence ATGAAGAAAGTTGTTTTATTATTCGCATTACCGATGTTTGCTTTTCTTATGCCACAGAAAAAAAAGATCAAAATCTTTATTGCCGGCGATTCTACTGCCAGCATTAAAGATGTAAAAGCGTATCCTGAAACAGGTTGGGGAATGCCCTTTGTTTATTTCTGGGATTCAACTGTTACAGTAGTGAATAAAGCAAAGAACGGAAGAAGCACTTCTTCTTTTCAAACAGAAGGCTTATGGAAGTCGATCATGGATGAAGCAGGCGAAGGTGATTATGTGTTCATTCAGTTTGGGCATAACGATGAAGTGCCAACGAAGAAAACGTTTACAACTGAAACACAGTTTAGAGATAATCTGAAAAAATTCGTAAAAGAAACCAGAGAAAAGAAAGCAACGCCTGTGTTACTAACGCCGGTTGCCAGAAGGAAATTCAGTGCGGATGGAAAAATAGAAGGAACGCATGATGTGTATGCGCAAATTGTAAGAACTGTTGCCGAAACAGAGAAAGTTTTGTTGATTGATCTCGATAAAAAGAGCCAGGTGTTATATCAGCAATTTGGCGTAGAGTATTCGAGACTTTTATTCCTGCAATTAAAACCGGGAGAACATCCGAACTATCCCGAAGGGAAAGAAGACAATACACATTTTAATGAATTAGGGGCGAGAATGATTGCACAAATTGTATTGCAGGAAATCAAAACATTGAACCCTGAATTATCTGAGCGAATTATAACACGTGTCAATAAATAG
- a CDS encoding alpha/beta hydrolase has translation MNRLLIILLVCSCRFQVFAQSYNGITNVTDTTFNLRNEFEKVKKQYPAISIPVDQRSAFIAEQRNIRYYKPANRNLELDAFFPKQNKGYSKKTPAIIIIHGGGWRSGNKSQHHALAFNLAAKGYACFTPEYRLSTEALYPAAVQDIKAVVKWVKSNADKFHVDTNRIVVLGFSAGGQLAALVGTTNGYQKLEPAFRAKATSNVHAIVDIDGTLSFVHPESGEGDDSKRTSAATYWFGYSKTENPELWKQASPLTHAGAFTPPTLFINSSVARMHAGRNDFMQLLRNNNIYTEVKEFENSPHSFCLFEPWFTPTVEAIDTFLQNVFPKK, from the coding sequence ATGAATAGGTTGCTCATTATATTGTTGGTTTGCAGCTGCCGTTTTCAGGTATTTGCACAATCTTACAATGGTATTACCAACGTAACCGATACCACTTTCAATCTGAGAAACGAATTTGAAAAAGTAAAAAAACAATACCCCGCTATTTCAATTCCTGTTGACCAACGCAGTGCATTTATTGCCGAACAACGAAATATTCGTTATTACAAACCTGCCAACAGAAACCTGGAACTGGATGCATTTTTTCCAAAGCAAAACAAGGGGTACAGTAAAAAAACTCCTGCAATTATTATTATTCATGGTGGCGGCTGGCGTTCAGGCAACAAAAGTCAACACCATGCATTAGCGTTCAATCTGGCAGCGAAAGGCTATGCATGTTTTACACCTGAATACCGATTATCAACGGAAGCATTATATCCTGCGGCAGTACAGGATATAAAAGCTGTAGTGAAATGGGTGAAATCAAACGCAGATAAATTTCATGTGGATACAAACAGGATCGTTGTGCTTGGATTTTCAGCAGGCGGACAGTTAGCAGCATTGGTTGGAACTACAAACGGTTATCAAAAACTAGAACCTGCATTTAGAGCAAAGGCAACAAGTAACGTTCACGCAATCGTTGATATTGATGGTACGCTATCATTTGTACATCCTGAATCGGGAGAAGGCGACGACAGTAAACGTACCTCAGCCGCTACGTATTGGTTTGGTTATTCCAAAACAGAAAATCCTGAACTATGGAAGCAGGCATCGCCTTTAACACATGCCGGTGCTTTTACTCCACCCACCTTATTCATCAACAGCTCTGTTGCAAGAATGCACGCAGGCCGTAATGATTTTATGCAACTGCTTCGCAACAATAATATTTACACAGAAGTAAAAGAATTTGAAAACTCACCACATTCCTTTTGTTTATTTGAACCGTGGTTCACACCTACGGTTGAAGCTATTGACACATTCCTGCAAAACGTATTTCCTAAAAAGTAG
- a CDS encoding DUF2116 family Zn-ribbon domain-containing protein, with translation MTASDNKVCLACGKALKGRVDKKFCDDYCRNNYNNQQKAKGSHSSFVRNINNTLLKNRKILESLLPEAEETAKANKDKLQRLGFHFKYITHLYTTKTGKTYFYCYDYGYLPLENDWFLIVKKKEE, from the coding sequence ATGACTGCATCTGACAACAAAGTCTGCCTTGCCTGTGGCAAAGCATTAAAAGGAAGAGTGGATAAGAAATTCTGTGATGATTACTGCCGCAATAATTACAACAATCAACAAAAAGCAAAAGGGAGCCACAGCAGTTTTGTACGCAACATCAACAATACATTATTAAAGAACCGAAAGATCCTGGAAAGTCTTTTACCCGAAGCAGAAGAAACAGCCAAAGCCAATAAAGATAAACTGCAACGGCTCGGCTTTCATTTCAAATACATCACACATCTCTACACAACCAAAACAGGCAAAACCTATTTTTATTGTTACGATTATGGCTACCTGCCTTTAGAGAATGATTGGTTTCTAATTGTGAAAAAGAAAGAAGAATAA
- a CDS encoding LacI family DNA-binding transcriptional regulator gives MKFEAVTIKDIAKALGLSTSTVSRALRDSHEISSETKQLVLDCAEKLNYKPNPIALSLKEKRSRSIGVVVCEIANTFFSQIINGIESIAYDRGYNVIVSQSRESYDREVIDLQFLASRSVDGVLISLSTETTDLTHIKALHDRGMPIVLFDRVHDEIDTHKVIVDNYRGAYDATEHLIKNGFKRIAAIAGSEFLSITSERLAGYHDALKAHNLSYSKEYVQHCFYGGMVFSEVEEAVNKLLTLKQKPDALITTSDKLTTGCLKTLKRRGIVIPSDIALIGFSNSDIAELVDPPLTVIRQPAEEMGRAATELLLQLVESKRPVKDFEKRVLTPELQIRGSAIKL, from the coding sequence ATGAAATTTGAAGCTGTTACCATCAAGGATATTGCGAAGGCATTGGGGCTTTCCACCTCTACCGTTTCAAGAGCGTTACGTGATAGCCACGAGATCAGTTCCGAAACCAAACAGCTGGTGCTGGACTGTGCAGAAAAGCTGAATTACAAGCCCAATCCCATTGCACTCAGCTTAAAAGAAAAACGCAGCCGCTCCATAGGCGTGGTGGTTTGCGAAATTGCCAACACCTTCTTCTCACAGATCATCAACGGTATTGAATCGATCGCCTACGATCGTGGTTATAATGTAATTGTATCGCAAAGCCGTGAGTCGTACGATCGTGAAGTGATCGATCTGCAGTTCCTTGCGTCCCGCTCAGTGGATGGTGTGCTAATTTCTCTTTCAACCGAAACAACAGATCTTACGCATATCAAAGCATTGCACGACCGAGGTATGCCCATTGTATTGTTCGACCGTGTGCACGATGAAATTGATACGCACAAAGTGATCGTTGATAATTACAGAGGCGCTTACGATGCTACCGAACATCTTATCAAAAACGGTTTCAAACGTATTGCAGCCATAGCAGGTTCTGAATTTTTATCCATTACATCCGAACGGTTGGCCGGTTATCATGATGCGTTGAAAGCACATAACCTTTCGTACAGTAAAGAATATGTACAGCATTGTTTTTATGGCGGTATGGTTTTTTCAGAAGTGGAAGAAGCCGTGAACAAATTGCTGACGCTGAAACAAAAGCCCGACGCACTCATTACCACCAGCGATAAATTAACCACCGGCTGCTTAAAAACATTAAAACGCCGTGGCATTGTAATTCCAAGCGATATAGCCTTGATCGGATTCAGTAATTCTGATATTGCTGAATTGGTTGATCCGCCGTTGACCGTGATCCGTCAACCGGCTGAAGAAATGGGCAGAGCTGCCACCGAATTGTTATTGCAGTTGGTAGAAAGTAAACGACCGGTAAAAGATTTTGAAAAACGTGTACTTACACCTGAGTTGCAAATCCGTGGGTCGGCCATTAAATTATAG
- a CDS encoding SusC/RagA family TonB-linked outer membrane protein translates to MKQSFFLLLLMMCGTLLFAQSRQIKGKVMDDAGAPLQGVNVLLSGTQKGVQTDATGSFALDAPGTGTVTLVISYSGFKTQTLRVDGKSAVSISLEKDVSTLEDVVVVGYSTIARKDLTGSVSSVNSKQLKDIPISSAAEAIQGRLAGVQAIASEGAPGADIIIRVRGGSSITQDNGPLYIVDGVQVENALTVLSPQDIASIDVLKDASTTAIYGARGANGVVIITTKAGRPGKTTVTYNGTVGFRQIPKTVDVLSPYEFVRWQYERSRGNTTDSSSFAQTYGTNWDTLNVYKNIDAINWQDRVFGRQAKFQNHNVAVNGGNQNTSFNLSITANREEGIQLQSGFDRNLVNFKLDHKISEKVKVGFTTRYLNQVIRGAGTTNSGTRTTNRLRHTINYRPFEIPFNGGGADDFDEAYYIASAGAINPVILTDAEYRKQTTNALYLTGYLNFNITKNLVFRSTVGYDNAGVGTDLFYSKITPTARNFASLPVASIGTQDNWQISNSNTLQYAVKNYKKHHDISLLVGEETVDRRSSQNSIETRYFPSEISAQKALANMGLGSVPSGSTAQQPLPTSFVQPADRILSFFGRASYAYDDKYLATFNLRADRSSKFASENGTLIFPSGSIAWRFSREKFFEKITWLNDGKIRFGYGAVGNNRIGNLLYQQLYGVTGQYAFNHSIVPGFAPISLANPGLRWEKNITRNLGLDLSFFNGKLQFTFDAYKNSANDLLLDVAIPPTTGYTSQIQNIGSTSNRGLEFQINATPVSKRDFTWTSNFNISFNENKVESLGGVTELVRNSGWQGSDGVPDFLVRVGQPTGLMYGFVTDGFYQISDFNYNSTTATYTIKPGIAVNSVYGTPQPGMLKWKDLNGDGIITSDSDRTVIGNANPKFIGGWNNQFSYKNFDLSIFFNFVVGNDLYNANKLEWTDGAFANLNMLNIMKDRWTNIDANGTTVTDPDALAKLNANAKIWSPVRVQRWWLHSWAIEDGSYLRINNLTLGYTLPKKITGRVKISSLRVFGTVNNLATITGYTGYDPDVTARRNDPLTPGVDFAAYPRARTWVFGVNVAF, encoded by the coding sequence ATGAAACAATCTTTCTTCCTGCTTTTGCTGATGATGTGCGGTACATTATTGTTTGCCCAAAGCCGCCAGATCAAAGGAAAAGTAATGGACGATGCGGGCGCACCTTTACAAGGCGTAAACGTATTACTAAGCGGAACACAAAAAGGAGTGCAAACAGATGCAACCGGAAGTTTTGCTCTTGATGCACCGGGAACAGGTACGGTAACACTGGTAATCAGTTATAGCGGCTTTAAAACACAAACGCTGAGAGTTGATGGCAAATCAGCAGTATCGATCAGTTTAGAAAAAGATGTGAGTACCTTGGAAGATGTAGTGGTGGTTGGCTACTCAACAATTGCCCGTAAAGATCTTACCGGCTCAGTATCATCCGTAAATTCAAAACAATTAAAAGACATTCCCATTTCTTCAGCAGCCGAAGCAATTCAAGGGCGCTTGGCTGGTGTTCAAGCTATTGCATCAGAAGGTGCTCCGGGTGCAGATATAATTATTCGGGTGCGTGGGGGCAGTTCCATTACACAAGATAATGGACCATTATATATTGTGGATGGTGTACAAGTAGAAAATGCATTAACTGTTCTTTCGCCACAGGATATAGCATCGATCGATGTATTGAAAGATGCTTCTACCACTGCAATCTATGGTGCAAGGGGTGCCAATGGGGTGGTGATTATTACTACAAAGGCTGGGCGTCCGGGTAAAACAACAGTAACTTATAATGGAACAGTTGGTTTCAGACAAATACCTAAAACGGTTGATGTACTAAGTCCTTATGAATTTGTGAGATGGCAGTATGAGCGCAGCCGAGGTAATACCACCGACAGCAGCAGCTTTGCGCAAACCTATGGCACAAACTGGGATACATTGAACGTGTATAAAAACATCGACGCTATAAATTGGCAAGATCGTGTGTTTGGTCGCCAGGCAAAGTTTCAGAATCACAATGTAGCAGTAAACGGAGGCAATCAAAATACCAGTTTCAATTTAAGTATTACAGCTAACCGTGAAGAAGGTATTCAGCTGCAATCGGGTTTTGACCGTAACCTCGTTAATTTCAAATTAGATCATAAGATCTCTGAAAAAGTAAAAGTAGGATTCACAACCCGTTACCTTAATCAGGTAATACGTGGTGCAGGCACAACCAACAGTGGTACACGAACAACCAACCGTTTACGCCACACGATAAATTATCGGCCGTTTGAGATTCCGTTCAATGGTGGCGGTGCTGATGATTTTGATGAAGCATATTATATTGCTTCAGCAGGAGCCATTAACCCTGTTATTCTTACAGACGCAGAATACCGTAAGCAAACAACAAATGCATTGTACCTGACGGGTTATCTTAATTTCAATATCACAAAGAATTTAGTGTTTCGTTCAACCGTTGGTTACGATAATGCAGGTGTGGGCACAGATTTGTTTTACAGCAAAATAACTCCAACTGCAAGAAACTTTGCTTCTTTACCTGTTGCCTCTATTGGTACGCAGGATAACTGGCAGATAAGTAATTCCAATACGTTGCAATATGCAGTAAAGAATTATAAAAAGCACCACGATATTTCTTTGCTTGTTGGTGAGGAAACAGTTGATCGTCGTTCCAGCCAAAACTCAATTGAAACACGATATTTCCCAAGCGAAATAAGTGCACAAAAGGCATTGGCAAATATGGGCCTTGGTTCAGTACCTTCCGGTTCAACTGCACAACAGCCGTTGCCAACGTCATTTGTACAACCGGCCGACAGAATACTTTCTTTCTTTGGCCGTGCAAGCTATGCATATGATGATAAGTATCTTGCAACGTTTAATCTGCGGGCCGATCGCTCATCGAAGTTTGCATCAGAGAATGGCACACTCATTTTCCCATCGGGCTCCATTGCATGGCGTTTCTCCAGAGAAAAATTCTTTGAAAAAATAACCTGGCTTAACGATGGAAAAATTCGCTTTGGTTATGGTGCTGTAGGTAATAACCGCATTGGTAATTTGCTTTATCAGCAATTGTATGGTGTAACCGGCCAGTATGCATTTAATCATTCGATTGTTCCGGGCTTCGCACCAATATCGTTGGCAAATCCGGGGTTGCGCTGGGAAAAAAATATTACACGTAATCTTGGCCTCGATCTTTCGTTCTTTAATGGAAAGCTGCAATTCACATTTGATGCATATAAAAACTCGGCAAACGATTTGTTGCTCGATGTGGCAATACCACCAACAACCGGTTACACTTCGCAGATACAGAACATTGGTTCAACATCCAACAGAGGTCTGGAGTTTCAGATTAATGCAACGCCTGTAAGTAAACGTGATTTCACGTGGACATCAAACTTTAATATTTCGTTCAATGAAAACAAAGTAGAAAGTCTCGGTGGTGTAACTGAACTGGTGCGTAACTCCGGTTGGCAGGGAAGTGACGGTGTTCCTGATTTTCTGGTGCGTGTGGGACAACCAACAGGTTTAATGTATGGCTTTGTTACTGATGGCTTTTACCAGATCAGCGATTTTAATTACAACAGCACAACCGCAACCTATACCATTAAGCCTGGTATTGCAGTAAACAGTGTGTACGGAACTCCGCAGCCAGGTATGCTGAAGTGGAAAGATCTTAATGGCGATGGTATTATTACTTCAGACAGTGACCGAACAGTTATTGGCAATGCCAACCCAAAATTCATTGGAGGATGGAACAATCAGTTTTCTTATAAAAATTTCGACCTCAGTATCTTCTTCAACTTTGTGGTTGGAAATGATCTTTACAATGCAAATAAACTCGAGTGGACTGATGGCGCTTTTGCCAACCTGAATATGCTCAATATTATGAAAGACAGATGGACCAATATTGATGCTAATGGAACCACAGTAACAGATCCGGATGCTCTTGCAAAACTCAATGCCAATGCAAAAATCTGGAGCCCCGTTCGTGTTCAACGTTGGTGGTTACATTCATGGGCCATTGAAGACGGATCATACCTCCGCATCAATAACCTTACGCTTGGTTATACATTGCCAAAGAAAATTACAGGTCGTGTGAAAATTTCATCATTACGTGTATTTGGCACAGTAAACAATTTGGCTACGATTACCGGTTATACAGGCTATGACCCTGATGTAACAGCAAGAAGAAACGATCCGCTTACGCCAGGCGTTGACTTTGCTGCGTATCCAAGAGCAAGAACATGGGTATTTGGTGTAAACGTTGCATTTTAA
- a CDS encoding single-stranded DNA-binding protein → MYALKNKVQLIGNLGNAPEVRTLDGGKKMARFSVATNESYRNAKGEKITETQWHSLVAWGKVAEIVEKYLVKGKEVMIEGKLINRSYNDKEGNKKYITEVQVNEILMLGEKATA, encoded by the coding sequence ATGTACGCATTAAAAAACAAAGTGCAGCTGATTGGTAACCTGGGCAACGCTCCGGAAGTAAGAACATTAGATGGTGGTAAAAAGATGGCCCGCTTTAGTGTAGCCACCAATGAAAGTTATCGTAACGCCAAAGGCGAAAAGATAACAGAAACGCAGTGGCACAGTTTGGTGGCTTGGGGCAAAGTAGCCGAGATTGTTGAAAAATACCTGGTGAAAGGAAAAGAGGTGATGATTGAAGGAAAACTCATCAACCGCAGTTATAACGATAAAGAGGGCAACAAAAAGTATATCACCGAAGTGCAGGTGAATGAAATACTGATGTTGGGTGAAAAAGCGACAGCGTGA